Proteins encoded together in one Rhizobacter sp. J219 window:
- a CDS encoding ABC transporter substrate-binding protein, which yields MSHPITRRACVQGLAATSASLALPALQAAPPNEILIGQSVHLTGPAASQLVRVLKGQELALEEFNERRGAVAGRKVRLVTLDDAYDPKRCVDNVHTLIDKEKVVALYGLGSTANVAAVLPVLAEKKVPLIGVYTGAPSLRTPQHPYFFTTMASYRDEVGKMVQNLVSGQRKRIAVAVLNNAFGKEMAPMVEEVAKEHGATVVATQAIDLTGSNAVNACKLLGDAKPDGLIIMAFGPMFVPTVKAARAYLGVPIYGPTIANSRNSIEALGDEARGLAFTRLLPNALRPTLGVIRDYGAAMERAKIPIDYDHFFGYVNLRVLLEGLRRAGKSVTPQSLVATMERAGTLDIGGYKLNYGPNNHHGSKLVELTIIGPGGRYIS from the coding sequence ATGAGCCATCCGATCACACGCCGTGCCTGCGTGCAGGGCCTTGCCGCCACCTCCGCGAGCCTCGCGCTTCCCGCCCTCCAGGCGGCCCCACCGAACGAGATCCTGATCGGTCAGAGCGTGCACCTGACCGGTCCGGCCGCATCGCAGCTGGTGCGGGTGCTCAAGGGCCAGGAGCTGGCCCTCGAAGAGTTCAACGAGCGCAGGGGCGCGGTGGCCGGCCGCAAGGTGCGGCTCGTCACCCTCGACGACGCCTACGACCCCAAGCGCTGCGTCGACAACGTGCACACGCTGATCGACAAGGAAAAGGTGGTCGCGCTCTACGGGCTGGGCAGCACGGCCAACGTCGCCGCGGTGCTGCCGGTGCTGGCCGAGAAGAAGGTGCCGCTCATCGGCGTCTACACCGGCGCCCCCTCGTTGCGCACGCCGCAGCACCCGTACTTCTTCACCACGATGGCCAGCTACCGCGACGAGGTCGGCAAGATGGTGCAGAACCTCGTGTCGGGCCAGCGCAAGCGCATCGCGGTGGCGGTGCTCAACAACGCCTTCGGCAAGGAGATGGCGCCGATGGTCGAAGAAGTGGCCAAGGAACACGGCGCGACCGTCGTCGCCACGCAGGCCATCGACCTCACCGGCTCGAACGCCGTCAACGCCTGCAAGCTGCTCGGCGACGCCAAGCCCGACGGGCTCATCATCATGGCCTTCGGGCCGATGTTCGTGCCGACGGTGAAAGCGGCACGCGCCTACCTCGGCGTGCCGATCTACGGCCCGACCATCGCCAACAGCCGCAACTCCATCGAAGCACTCGGCGACGAGGCACGCGGCCTCGCCTTCACCCGGCTGCTGCCCAACGCGCTGCGGCCCACGCTCGGCGTCATCCGCGACTACGGCGCGGCGATGGAGCGCGCCAAGATCCCCATCGACTACGACCACTTCTTCGGTTACGTCAACCTGCGCGTGCTGCTCGAAGGCCTGCGCCGGGCCGGCAAGTCGGTCACGCCGCAAAGCCTGGTGGCCACGATGGAACGTGCCGGCACGCTCGACATCGGCGGCTACAAGCTCAACTACGGGCCGAACAACCACCATGGCTCCAAGCTGGTAGAGCTGACCATCATCGGGCCGGGCGGGCGCTACATCTCCTGA